In Desulfuribacillus alkaliarsenatis, the following proteins share a genomic window:
- a CDS encoding valine--tRNA ligase has translation MQTNLYEQIPTKYNPKEIEEKTYQFWLDGKYFEADNNSDKKPFTIVIPPPNVTANLHIGHALNNTLQDILIRWKRMQGYDALWLPGTDHAGIATQNRVENMLSQDGLSRYDLGREKFLEKTWEWKNKYGDIIINQLKKMGCSCDWSRERFTMDEGCSQAVREVFVRLYEKGLLYRGNYIVNWCPRCETTLSDIEVEHEDKQGKLTHIKYPATDGSGYITVATTRPETMLGDVAVAVHPEDERYSHLIGKTVLLPLMDREIPVIADEYVDSEFGSGAVKITPAHDPNDFEIGQRHKLTPISIMDEKGYMNDNAGKFSGMERYQARKQVVEELRNLDLLEKVEEHDHSVGHCYRCSTVIEPYLSDQWFVKMQPLAEPAIDVVKKNDVRFVPDRFTKIYLHWMENTRDWCVSRQLWWGHRIPAWYCADCNEVIVARETPSACTKCNSTNITQDEDVLDTWFSSALWPFSTLGWPENTKDINKYYPTDVLITGYDIIYFWVARMIFSGLEFMDQKPFSDVVITGLVRDAEGRKMSKSLGNGVDPLEVIENYGADAMRFMLATGTTPGNDQRFNWDKVESSRNFANKIWNASRFVMMNLGDLQYEQVSLTGDLKTSDKWILHRLNETVKNFDRLLTRYEFGEAGRVLYDFIWSDYCDWYIELAKLTLNAEDETAKANTKSVLCYVLDKILKLLHPYMPYITEEIWQHIPHEGKALVVAPFPEYSQQLVFTEAAEQMQVLMDTVRNVRNIRAEMNVPPSKKIALLIKPNTDNHKQIFESGKAYLQGLCNTESLDIDLELKTPEKAMTAVTSGAQIYLPLEGLIDKDKEIARLEKERQKLQAEVDRVQGKLNNEKFVAKAPAQVIDQERAKEADYKAKLQKVEERINELK, from the coding sequence ATGCAAACTAATCTATATGAACAGATTCCAACGAAATACAATCCAAAGGAAATAGAAGAAAAAACCTATCAATTTTGGTTAGATGGTAAATACTTTGAGGCCGATAATAATTCCGATAAAAAACCATTTACGATTGTTATCCCACCGCCAAATGTTACAGCTAACCTACATATTGGGCATGCCTTAAATAATACATTACAGGATATCCTAATTCGCTGGAAACGCATGCAAGGCTATGATGCACTTTGGTTGCCAGGGACTGACCATGCAGGGATTGCAACGCAAAACCGTGTTGAGAATATGCTTTCCCAAGATGGACTGAGCCGTTACGACTTAGGGCGTGAGAAATTTTTAGAAAAAACCTGGGAATGGAAGAATAAATACGGTGATATAATCATCAATCAGTTAAAAAAGATGGGCTGCTCCTGCGACTGGTCAAGAGAGCGCTTTACAATGGATGAAGGCTGCTCCCAGGCTGTTAGGGAAGTGTTCGTAAGATTATACGAGAAGGGCCTTTTATACCGTGGTAATTACATCGTTAACTGGTGTCCACGTTGTGAAACAACCCTCTCAGATATTGAGGTTGAGCACGAGGATAAGCAGGGTAAGTTAACCCATATTAAGTATCCTGCGACAGACGGTAGTGGCTATATAACAGTTGCTACAACACGTCCTGAGACAATGCTTGGCGACGTAGCTGTAGCTGTACATCCAGAGGATGAGCGATACAGCCATTTGATTGGAAAAACAGTCTTATTGCCATTGATGGACCGTGAGATACCAGTAATTGCTGATGAATACGTAGACTCAGAGTTTGGCTCTGGTGCGGTGAAGATTACTCCAGCCCACGATCCGAACGATTTTGAGATTGGGCAGCGTCATAAGCTAACTCCAATCTCGATCATGGATGAAAAGGGTTACATGAACGATAATGCAGGCAAGTTCTCAGGTATGGAGCGTTATCAGGCGCGTAAGCAAGTTGTTGAAGAGCTAAGAAACCTAGACTTATTAGAAAAAGTAGAAGAACACGACCATTCTGTAGGTCATTGCTATCGTTGTAGTACGGTTATCGAGCCCTATTTGTCTGACCAATGGTTTGTAAAAATGCAACCGCTAGCTGAGCCTGCTATTGATGTCGTTAAGAAAAATGATGTACGCTTTGTACCAGACCGCTTTACGAAAATCTATCTACACTGGATGGAAAACACCCGTGACTGGTGCGTATCCCGTCAATTATGGTGGGGGCATAGGATTCCTGCCTGGTATTGTGCTGACTGTAATGAGGTTATAGTTGCTAGGGAAACACCATCAGCATGTACAAAATGTAATAGTACGAACATTACCCAGGACGAGGATGTTTTAGACACTTGGTTTAGCTCGGCACTATGGCCGTTTTCGACCCTAGGCTGGCCTGAGAATACCAAGGACATAAACAAGTATTACCCGACGGATGTACTAATTACAGGTTACGATATAATCTATTTCTGGGTTGCTAGAATGATATTTAGCGGCCTTGAATTCATGGATCAAAAACCGTTCTCCGACGTCGTAATTACGGGACTAGTGCGCGATGCAGAAGGCCGTAAAATGTCCAAATCATTAGGTAACGGCGTAGACCCACTTGAGGTTATAGAGAACTACGGTGCGGATGCAATGCGCTTCATGCTTGCCACTGGAACTACACCTGGTAACGACCAGCGCTTTAATTGGGACAAGGTCGAAAGCTCCCGTAACTTTGCTAATAAAATCTGGAACGCCTCTCGCTTTGTAATGATGAACTTAGGCGATTTACAATATGAGCAGGTTTCCCTTACAGGCGACTTAAAAACCTCTGACAAATGGATTTTACACAGACTTAATGAAACAGTTAAAAACTTTGACCGCCTATTAACACGTTATGAATTTGGCGAAGCAGGTCGCGTACTCTACGATTTCATCTGGAGTGACTACTGTGATTGGTATATCGAATTGGCGAAGCTTACATTAAATGCTGAGGATGAAACTGCGAAAGCGAATACAAAATCAGTGCTTTGCTACGTTTTAGATAAGATATTAAAGCTTTTACATCCGTATATGCCTTACATTACAGAAGAGATTTGGCAGCATATACCGCATGAAGGCAAGGCTTTAGTTGTTGCGCCATTCCCTGAGTACAGTCAACAGCTTGTATTCACGGAAGCAGCCGAGCAAATGCAGGTCCTAATGGATACAGTAAGAAATGTGCGTAATATCCGCGCAGAGATGAACGTACCACCAAGCAAAAAAATAGCTTTACTTATCAAACCAAATACTGATAACCACAAGCAGATTTTTGAATCGGGCAAGGCATACCTGCAGGGGTTATGTAATACTGAGAGTTTAGACATAGATTTAGAACTCAAAACGCCAGAGAAGGCAATGACTGCTGTTACATCAGGGGCACAGATTTACCTGCCTTTAGAAGGGTTAATTGATAAAGACAAGGAAATCGCACGCTTGGAGAAAGAACGGCAAAAGCTCCAGGCTGAGGTTGATCGCGTCCAAGGCAAACTAAATAATGAGAAATTTGTTGCCAAAGCACCAGCTCAAGTAATTGACCAGGAGCGCGCTAAGGAAGCAGACTATAAAGCGAAGCTGCAAAAGGTCGAGGAACGCATTAATGAGCTTAAATAA
- a CDS encoding bifunctional folylpolyglutamate synthase/dihydrofolate synthase, whose amino-acid sequence MSLNKFNSQQEVIAWVQSFQRFGISPGLQRVQWLLDELDNPEKSLKIIHVAGTNGKGSTCKYLAKAIEANGYRVGLFTSPYLEAFNNRIAINQADINQQSLCLVAEQVNQVINSMPQNEFGDVTEFEVITVMALLYYSLQNIDYVVLEVGLGGRLDATNVVSPIISVITNIGYDHINILGSCLADIAFEKAGIIKNGIPVISGVKQLEAVHVIREQSRQKNSKLYELGKDFYNKIDNISLEEMSVQFRFDNEQFRVDNEQLGFNNGQFLNVDTWPTRLTASYQADNLAVALATLKILQEQELITLEAAKTQEGIMETFWPGRFEVMQKNPLVIVDGAHNPEGFQALTSSLEAQFGADKKYIWCIGFLQDKKIDKMIQFIIEKASTIVITMPISERSATVELVEEEFKKEIENKIKENIEELPTLSSLGDINIYTEKDIFKAIEITLRAAKQDEIICVAGSLYMISEARNWWTNKEQRLVKE is encoded by the coding sequence ATGAGCTTAAATAAATTCAACTCACAACAAGAGGTCATTGCATGGGTGCAATCATTTCAACGTTTTGGTATTAGTCCAGGCTTACAACGAGTTCAATGGTTATTAGATGAGCTTGATAATCCAGAGAAGAGCTTAAAGATTATCCATGTGGCTGGAACTAACGGTAAGGGTTCAACCTGTAAATATCTAGCCAAGGCAATCGAGGCAAATGGTTATCGGGTAGGACTCTTCACCTCCCCGTATTTGGAGGCCTTTAATAATCGGATAGCAATTAATCAAGCTGATATTAACCAGCAAAGCTTGTGCTTGGTAGCCGAGCAGGTTAATCAGGTCATAAATTCTATGCCACAGAACGAGTTTGGCGACGTTACTGAATTTGAAGTAATTACGGTAATGGCATTACTATACTACTCCTTGCAGAACATAGATTATGTAGTGCTTGAGGTGGGGCTTGGTGGACGGCTTGATGCAACTAATGTTGTAAGCCCAATAATATCTGTAATCACAAATATTGGTTACGACCATATAAATATACTAGGTAGTTGCCTAGCAGATATAGCATTCGAAAAAGCTGGAATTATTAAAAATGGGATTCCAGTTATAAGTGGAGTTAAACAACTAGAGGCTGTACACGTAATTCGAGAGCAAAGTAGGCAAAAAAACTCGAAATTATACGAATTGGGCAAGGATTTCTATAATAAAATAGATAATATTAGCCTAGAAGAAATGAGTGTGCAATTCAGATTTGATAACGAACAATTTAGAGTTGACAATGAACAACTTGGATTTAATAACGGACAGTTTCTTAACGTAGATACGTGGCCAACAAGGCTAACTGCAAGCTATCAGGCAGATAATTTGGCTGTTGCACTTGCTACCCTGAAAATCCTACAGGAGCAAGAACTAATCACATTAGAAGCTGCGAAGACCCAAGAAGGTATAATGGAAACATTCTGGCCAGGGCGTTTTGAAGTTATGCAGAAAAATCCGCTAGTAATTGTTGATGGTGCTCATAATCCAGAAGGCTTTCAAGCACTAACAAGTTCCTTAGAGGCACAGTTTGGTGCTGATAAAAAATATATCTGGTGCATTGGGTTTCTCCAAGACAAAAAAATTGATAAAATGATACAATTTATCATAGAAAAAGCTAGTACAATCGTAATTACAATGCCAATCAGTGAACGCAGCGCCACTGTCGAATTAGTAGAGGAAGAATTTAAAAAAGAGATTGAGAATAAGATTAAGGAAAACATAGAAGAATTGCCAACATTAAGTAGCTTAGGAGACATAAACATATATACAGAGAAAGATATTTTTAAAGCTATAGAGATTACATTGCGTGCGGCGAAGCAGGATGAGATTATTTGCGTCGCTGGTTCATTGTACATGATTTCCGAAGCGCGTAATTGGTGGACGAATAAAGAGCAGAGGCTGGTGAAAGAGTGA
- the murC gene encoding UDP-N-acetylmuramate--L-alanine ligase, producing the protein MNNSQKLHFVGIGGYGMSAIARVMLDWGYEVTGSDVVKKDLTERLQEKGAQVYIGHDAENVSGADLVIYSTDIPKDNVELMAALEKKIPLIHRSEMLARILNRKDGITVAGAHGKTTTSSMIAYIMEKSGQDPTFVIGGEVMGLGSNAKAGLSEYVIAEADESDGSFLNYFSKIAVITNIEPDHLENYDGKFENLKAAYRKYLQQIKHDGCAIISYEDKCLREMTKDLACEIITFGLSTDADYYVDNLKQVGRHISFDVYRKQDFIGSVQLKVPGKHNVLNALSAIIACMEAGVSFETAKQKIESFQGAKRRFTIMGEANDITIVDDYAHHPTEIQATLAAAKASGKHVVAIFQPQRYTRTFFLFDDFSRAFADADEVYVLDIYSPAGEKKIDGVSAEKLVEMIRKNSHHRAEFVQTKEEIIERMKRQMKPGDIVLTMGAGDIWKASVDLAKYVTNNM; encoded by the coding sequence GTGAACAATTCACAAAAATTACACTTCGTAGGAATTGGTGGCTATGGAATGAGCGCCATTGCTAGGGTTATGCTCGATTGGGGATACGAAGTAACGGGTTCCGACGTAGTAAAAAAAGATTTAACAGAGAGACTTCAAGAAAAGGGAGCACAGGTTTACATTGGGCATGATGCAGAAAACGTATCAGGAGCTGATTTGGTTATCTATTCGACAGATATACCAAAGGATAATGTAGAGCTGATGGCAGCCCTGGAGAAGAAGATACCCCTTATCCATCGGTCTGAAATGCTGGCGAGAATTTTAAACCGAAAGGATGGAATAACCGTAGCGGGGGCTCACGGCAAGACGACAACAAGCTCAATGATAGCATATATAATGGAAAAGAGTGGTCAAGATCCAACTTTCGTTATTGGCGGCGAGGTTATGGGTTTAGGAAGTAACGCCAAGGCAGGATTAAGTGAATATGTAATAGCTGAGGCTGACGAAAGTGACGGCAGCTTTTTAAACTATTTTTCTAAAATTGCTGTGATTACAAACATTGAACCAGATCACTTAGAGAACTATGACGGGAAATTTGAAAATCTAAAGGCAGCCTATAGAAAATATCTACAGCAAATCAAGCACGATGGATGTGCTATTATTAGCTATGAAGATAAATGCCTGCGGGAAATGACGAAGGATTTAGCATGTGAAATCATCACATTTGGACTATCTACAGACGCAGACTATTATGTAGACAACTTAAAGCAGGTAGGTCGTCATATATCATTTGATGTTTATAGAAAACAAGATTTTATCGGAAGTGTACAACTGAAAGTACCAGGCAAGCATAACGTACTTAATGCTCTGTCAGCAATTATAGCCTGTATGGAAGCGGGAGTATCATTTGAAACTGCAAAGCAGAAGATAGAAAGCTTCCAGGGGGCAAAACGTAGGTTTACAATTATGGGAGAGGCAAACGATATCACAATCGTTGACGACTATGCCCACCACCCAACAGAAATTCAAGCAACACTTGCAGCAGCGAAGGCTAGCGGTAAGCATGTAGTAGCAATCTTCCAGCCGCAGCGTTACACACGCACATTTTTCTTATTTGACGATTTCAGTAGAGCGTTCGCAGATGCAGACGAGGTATACGTGTTAGATATTTACTCACCAGCAGGAGAGAAAAAGATAGATGGTGTAAGTGCTGAGAAGCTTGTTGAAATGATTCGCAAAAATAGTCATCATCGAGCGGAGTTCGTACAAACTAAGGAAGAAATAATTGAGCGAATGAAGCGACAAATGAAGCCAGGGGATATAGTTCTCACTATGGGTGCTGGTGATATATGGAAAGCATCTGTTGATTTAGCTAAATATGTAACGAATAACATGTAA
- a CDS encoding chemotaxis protein: protein MKDKEKGILLETGTNELEIIEFGIGNGSFGINVMKVREIVTTQKVTQLPNSHPHAEGVIQLRGEVLPIVDLAKVMGYPPSNNPKDDRIIIAEFNKIKVAFHVHSVNRIHRISWEQIEKPSEFADADRSTTIGIIKMDDRLIILLDFEKIVVEMSPQSGINVETVKELGERERSNKHILIAEDSVMLRELLKQTLNQAGFYNLHFYHDGKQAWDRLEQLVNDYGHNIADHIQLVITDIEMPKMDGHHFTKKIKDHPILRQLPVVIFSSLITDTLRHRGEVVGADAQVSKPEINYLVDRIDNLVL, encoded by the coding sequence ATGAAGGACAAGGAAAAAGGAATTTTATTAGAGACGGGTACCAATGAGCTTGAGATTATTGAGTTTGGTATTGGTAATGGTAGCTTTGGAATTAATGTAATGAAAGTACGTGAAATAGTAACAACACAGAAGGTTACGCAGCTTCCTAACAGCCACCCCCATGCCGAAGGTGTAATTCAACTCCGTGGGGAAGTGCTCCCAATCGTTGATTTAGCAAAGGTAATGGGTTATCCACCTTCGAACAATCCGAAGGACGATCGAATTATTATTGCTGAATTTAATAAGATTAAGGTTGCTTTCCATGTTCATAGTGTAAATCGCATTCATAGAATTTCCTGGGAACAAATTGAGAAGCCATCTGAGTTTGCCGATGCTGATAGAAGTACAACCATAGGTATTATTAAAATGGATGACCGTCTGATAATATTATTAGACTTCGAAAAAATAGTAGTAGAAATGAGCCCACAATCTGGAATTAATGTAGAAACTGTAAAAGAGCTAGGTGAGCGTGAGCGATCCAATAAACACATTTTAATAGCAGAGGATTCTGTTATGCTACGTGAACTATTGAAGCAAACCTTAAATCAAGCTGGATTTTACAATTTGCATTTTTACCATGACGGTAAGCAGGCATGGGATAGATTAGAGCAATTAGTAAATGATTATGGACACAATATTGCCGATCATATACAGCTTGTCATAACAGATATCGAAATGCCTAAGATGGATGGACACCATTTTACAAAAAAAATAAAAGATCACCCTATCTTACGTCAGTTACCAGTAGTAATATTCTCATCCTTAATTACAGATACGCTTCGTCATAGGGGAGAAGTCGTAGGAGCTGATGCCCAGGTTAGTAAACCAGAGATAAATTATCTAGTTGATAGAATTGATAATTTAGTTCTATAG
- a CDS encoding PRC-barrel domain-containing protein encodes MKKSSEIKSLPIFSIMDGKEVGNVRSLLINAEKGIVEYLIVETLSLEFGIKAIPFEKIEGIGDYAVTIESDASIVELSDTPSAHDMLKKNVQIVNNKVMTKKGSLLGNVSEYYIDELSGKILGCVLTNNNEVDGQVILEESILTFGKEVVVVVENIAEQLVSFDDFVKAVSAGKKSSGAAVEPVKVAEVKPVVAPEAPQKAPEKKPEPISEANVYEAVVTPKVADVPMAEPKAVAAEPKAEPKVESKAESNDSTADVAKQFEDRQALFLKGKRVTRDFLGEDGKVLIQAGTILTEEQVLEVKALGRNKLLELSMSVSD; translated from the coding sequence ATGAAAAAAAGTAGCGAAATCAAAAGCCTTCCAATATTCAGTATAATGGATGGTAAAGAGGTAGGGAATGTTAGAAGTCTATTAATTAATGCAGAGAAGGGGATTGTAGAGTACCTAATCGTAGAGACTTTAAGCCTTGAATTTGGTATTAAAGCAATTCCATTTGAGAAAATTGAAGGTATAGGTGACTACGCAGTAACAATTGAAAGCGATGCTTCAATTGTTGAATTATCAGACACACCATCAGCACATGATATGCTTAAGAAGAATGTACAAATTGTTAATAATAAGGTTATGACGAAGAAGGGTTCATTATTAGGCAATGTAAGTGAGTACTATATAGATGAACTGTCTGGAAAAATCTTGGGCTGCGTTTTAACTAATAATAATGAAGTTGATGGTCAAGTAATATTAGAAGAGAGTATTTTGACATTCGGTAAAGAAGTAGTTGTAGTTGTAGAGAATATTGCAGAGCAGCTAGTTTCCTTTGACGATTTTGTAAAGGCAGTGTCAGCAGGAAAAAAGTCTAGTGGAGCTGCAGTTGAACCAGTAAAAGTAGCTGAAGTAAAACCAGTTGTAGCTCCAGAAGCTCCACAAAAAGCACCAGAAAAAAAGCCTGAACCAATATCAGAAGCAAACGTTTATGAGGCAGTTGTTACTCCTAAGGTGGCGGATGTTCCAATGGCAGAGCCAAAAGCAGTGGCAGCAGAACCGAAAGCAGAACCGAAGGTAGAGTCAAAGGCAGAGTCAAACGACTCAACAGCTGATGTTGCCAAACAATTTGAAGACAGACAAGCTTTGTTTTTAAAAGGAAAGCGTGTAACGAGAGACTTCTTAGGCGAGGATGGCAAAGTGCTTATACAAGCAGGAACTATTTTGACCGAAGAGCAAGTTTTAGAGGTTAAGGCTTTAGGTCGTAACAAATTATTAGAACTAAGCATGAGCGTATCGGATTAA
- a CDS encoding VanW family protein yields the protein MNKKTQGHQVPQSVLLFIIFLVPLLVISNMAYLITEKVDTNENERPIMENNYSVAGVPLENMTKEGAIDAIERALINIDSKQITIQIDEQLWIIPVVELQIRYDVETTVEEAFALTSLSSRQHIPLVFQYDRLKLQEYLEEIATQVNIPVIDATVYKVGNRIEKTAEQIGSVLNIEQLIMEIQNAIAYAFPADYFQVALNEVMPRVSARELHDVNRHFATYTTVIDTTDRNQLHNMMRSVERIEHFVISPQAAFSFNELASPYTANNGYTIAPGVENDSSSEGYGGGVSQVATTLYVAALKAGLDIMEHHNNSRPVPYAPLGYDASVVKKSEDLKLTNSKRRNMYVSLKILDNKVEVQVFGNQTDYINYSLETRNKRTIQPEVEYYLNTALSPLSEHVVGAGEVGYTIDLYRVWDSNNQPQQELITSNSYDSVPRIIEIGERHRNANNINGGKGTTSNR from the coding sequence ATGAACAAAAAAACGCAAGGACACCAAGTACCTCAAAGCGTGCTATTATTTATCATTTTTCTAGTCCCTTTATTAGTGATTAGTAATATGGCATATTTAATTACTGAAAAAGTGGACACTAATGAAAATGAACGTCCCATCATGGAAAATAATTACTCTGTAGCAGGTGTTCCATTAGAAAATATGACAAAAGAAGGTGCTATAGATGCTATCGAGCGAGCATTAATTAATATAGATAGCAAACAGATTACTATTCAAATTGATGAGCAATTATGGATTATTCCAGTTGTAGAATTGCAGATTCGCTATGACGTAGAGACAACAGTAGAGGAAGCATTTGCCTTGACATCTCTCTCTAGTCGCCAGCACATTCCATTAGTCTTTCAATATGACCGCCTAAAATTACAGGAGTATTTAGAAGAGATAGCGACTCAAGTTAATATACCTGTCATCGATGCTACTGTTTATAAAGTAGGCAATAGAATCGAAAAAACAGCTGAGCAAATAGGATCAGTCCTAAATATTGAGCAATTGATTATGGAGATTCAGAACGCTATCGCTTACGCATTTCCAGCAGATTACTTTCAGGTAGCTTTAAATGAGGTGATGCCTAGGGTGTCAGCAAGGGAGTTGCATGACGTTAATCGCCATTTTGCTACCTATACGACAGTAATTGATACGACAGATAGGAACCAGCTTCATAACATGATGCGTTCAGTCGAGCGTATAGAACATTTTGTAATCTCACCACAGGCGGCCTTTTCTTTTAATGAGCTAGCTAGTCCATATACTGCTAACAATGGATACACGATTGCACCAGGAGTGGAAAATGATTCAAGCTCAGAGGGCTACGGTGGTGGTGTGTCACAGGTTGCTACTACCCTCTATGTTGCTGCGCTTAAGGCAGGACTAGACATTATGGAGCATCATAATAACAGTCGTCCAGTTCCATATGCGCCACTAGGGTATGATGCGTCCGTAGTTAAGAAATCAGAAGATTTAAAACTGACAAACTCTAAAAGAAGAAACATGTATGTCAGTTTGAAAATTCTCGATAATAAGGTTGAAGTTCAGGTGTTCGGCAATCAGACAGATTATATCAACTACTCATTAGAAACGAGAAACAAACGAACTATTCAGCCTGAAGTTGAGTATTACTTAAATACAGCATTAAGTCCTTTGAGTGAGCATGTAGTCGGAGCTGGGGAAGTGGGATATACAATCGATTTGTATAGGGTATGGGATTCTAACAACCAGCCACAACAAGAGCTGATTACTAGTAATTCCTACGATTCAGTTCCTAGAATTATAGAAATTGGAGAACGACATAGAAATGCAAATAACATAAATGGTGGAAAAGGTACGACAAGCAATAGGTAG
- a CDS encoding GspE/PulE family protein translates to MAKPGKKRLGDLLVESNLITESQLQEALRVQKEMGVRLGEALIQLGFITQQSINEVLEFQLGIPQIALHKLRLDPKIVKLIDGDLARRHKIIPIEKRDNTLRLAMADPLNLVAFDDVKMATGYEVEPVIATEHELDRVISRYFGLTDSVRQAFGGQLKEMQKQDDSITDTINLDELANATDEAPITKAVNAIIQQSIKEKASDIHIEPAERLLRVRYRIDGILQDMMELPKQTHPSLVSRIKIMADMDISEKRVPQDGRIQIKSGNNNVDLRISTLPTIFGEKVVIRLLDKTNVLFSVYELGMNQQVEERFRETLKQTYGVILITGPTGSGKTTTLYAALNEINDNQKNIVTVEDPVEYVLDRINQIQVNTKVGMTFANGLRSILRQDPDIIMVGEIRDRETAEIAVRSATTGHLVLSTLHTNDAASTLTRLLDLEVEPFLVASALVGVLGQRLVRTICSDCKKSSQLPEGDPWRIFIGVDEKEPVTVYHGAGCSFCNNTGYKGRTAIHEFMPLTKEIRKLVATKASADVIKELAVEQGMITLKKDGIQKALAGITTLNEVVRVSYTDE, encoded by the coding sequence ATGGCTAAACCTGGGAAAAAACGTCTAGGAGATTTACTTGTAGAATCTAATCTAATAACGGAATCACAGCTTCAGGAAGCCTTGAGAGTTCAAAAGGAAATGGGAGTACGCTTAGGGGAGGCGCTAATTCAGCTTGGTTTTATTACCCAGCAGAGTATAAACGAAGTGCTAGAGTTTCAGTTGGGTATTCCACAGATTGCCCTGCACAAGCTACGATTAGACCCGAAAATTGTTAAGCTAATTGATGGAGATTTAGCAAGAAGGCATAAAATTATTCCAATTGAAAAGCGCGATAATACTTTACGTTTAGCAATGGCAGATCCATTAAACTTAGTAGCCTTTGATGATGTGAAAATGGCTACGGGCTATGAGGTGGAGCCTGTGATTGCTACTGAGCATGAGCTCGATAGAGTAATTTCTAGATACTTTGGTCTGACAGATTCAGTACGTCAAGCCTTTGGTGGACAGCTTAAAGAAATGCAGAAGCAAGATGATAGCATCACTGATACGATTAACCTTGATGAGCTAGCAAACGCTACAGATGAAGCACCGATTACTAAGGCAGTAAATGCTATTATCCAACAATCGATTAAAGAAAAGGCTTCAGATATTCACATAGAGCCTGCAGAAAGACTACTACGTGTACGTTATAGGATTGATGGTATCCTCCAAGATATGATGGAATTACCCAAGCAAACACATCCATCGCTGGTATCTAGGATTAAGATTATGGCAGATATGGATATCTCCGAGAAGCGTGTACCCCAGGATGGACGTATACAAATTAAGTCAGGTAACAACAACGTTGACCTACGTATTTCAACACTACCAACAATTTTTGGAGAAAAGGTAGTTATACGTTTATTAGATAAGACTAATGTGTTGTTTTCTGTATATGAACTAGGCATGAATCAGCAGGTGGAAGAACGATTTAGAGAAACGTTAAAGCAAACCTATGGCGTAATATTAATAACAGGTCCAACTGGTAGTGGTAAAACAACCACACTGTACGCAGCCTTGAATGAAATTAATGACAATCAAAAAAATATCGTAACGGTCGAAGACCCAGTCGAGTATGTACTTGATCGTATTAACCAAATTCAAGTTAATACGAAGGTTGGTATGACCTTTGCCAATGGTCTGCGCTCAATCCTTCGCCAAGACCCTGACATTATCATGGTTGGTGAGATACGTGATCGCGAGACTGCCGAAATAGCAGTCCGTTCAGCTACTACAGGACACCTAGTACTTAGTACCTTGCATACAAATGACGCAGCAAGTACACTTACACGCCTACTAGATTTAGAGGTGGAGCCGTTTTTAGTTGCATCAGCACTAGTTGGTGTATTAGGTCAACGTTTAGTGCGAACAATTTGCTCAGACTGCAAGAAGAGCTCACAGCTACCAGAGGGAGACCCATGGCGCATTTTTATCGGAGTAGATGAAAAGGAGCCAGTGACGGTCTATCACGGAGCTGGATGTAGCTTCTGCAATAATACAGGCTACAAAGGGAGAACAGCAATCCATGAATTCATGCCACTAACGAAAGAAATACGTAAGCTAGTTGCTACTAAAGCATCGGCAGACGTTATTAAAGAGCTCGCTGTAGAGCAGGGCATGATAACACTGAAGAAAGATGGTATCCAGAAAGCACTAGCTGGTATAACCACCTTAAATGAAGTTGTCAGAGTATCCTATACAGATGAATAA